The Selenihalanaerobacter shriftii genome includes the window TCATGTCTAATCTTTAATGTCTGCCCTACTCCTCCAAAAATCACTTCTTGATGAGCAACTAAACCTGGTAAACGAACACTATGTATATTTAATCCTTCTTGCTCTCCACCACGAGCACCTGGAATCTTTTCTATCACATCTTTTTCAACCTTTTTGTTCTTTCTAACCTGATTAATCAATTCCGCTGTTTTAATTGCAGTCCCAGAAGGTGCATCTAACTTTTGATCATGATGTAATTCAATAATTTCTGCCTGGTCTAAATATTTAGCAGCCATCTTAGAAAACTCCATCATCAAAATAGCACCTATAGCAAAATTAGGAGCAATAATAATATTAGTTTCTGTCTCCATAGCTAATACTTCTAGATTTTCAATGTCTACTTCAGTAATCCCAGTCGTTCCTACTACCATATCAACCCCAGCTTCTAAACCAGTTTTGATATTCTCCATTACTACCTGAGGAGTTGTAAAATCTACAATAACATCCGGAGATTTGTCTGCAATAGCTAACTTTAAATCAGTTTCAATCTCTACCTCCCCTGATAAACTCAATAACTCACCAATATCCTCATCTACATCTACTAAATCAACTGCTCCTGCTAACTCTAAGTCTTCTTTTCTATCTATTAACTTTACTACTTCTTCTCCCATCTTTCCTCTAGCACCATTTACTAATACTCTTTTCATATCTTTTTTACAGCTCCTTTCTAATTTAGGTAATTAATATTTAATAACCACCTACTTATGATTAATAATTATAACTTATAATAATCAAAAAATGATTGGCAAGAACACCAATCATTATAAATATACAGGTTTATAACGATTAAGATAGTCCTCCACCAGTTTAGCTGATGACAGTCTTAAAGTTATTAACTTTAAGCCCAACCTAAATTCAATGTACCAAATTGAATCTAAATTTCGGCAATGACCCCTTTCTTTAAAGAAAAATTGGCCTTAACTCTTTAAATACTAATAATCACTGCTCCTCAACCTCAATCTTATTCAGATTTTAATATAATTTTTAATTCTCTTTTATTTTCTAACAAATTATATTAAATGTCAAGTCTAAATAGAAAAAGGAGAGAAATTATTTCTCTCCTTTTAAATTATTTATTTAATATAATTCAACATCTACAGCACCATTTCGCTGCATAATAGCCGCTATTTCAGCTGTATCTTCTTCATTCTCAGCTCCTTCAAATACAGCCAACATATTACCTCTACGAATATGATCTTCATAATCTTGACTAACTTCTTCTGGAATCCCATAATCAACTAAGGCTCCAGCTAGTCCACCAGCCACTGCTCCACTTAAACCAGCAGCAATTGGACCAGCAGCAACAATAGCGCCAATTCCAGGGATAGCCAAGGCCCCGGCTCCAGCCAATAAACCAGCAACACCCCCAAAAGTCCCACCAGCCGCAGTTCCATCAGTTAAATTTTGTTCTTGAAAATTCATTTCTGTGCCGCCAACATCCTTTTGAGCCGCATAATTTCCTTCTCTATCATAGACTGATTCACCGTAATCATCTCCATAGTAGCCACCTTCTCCATACTCTTCTTCATCCTTATGCAGTTCCCCAGTAGCATTTTGAGCCTGTTTAGCTACTAAAGATATCTCCTGTTCTTCATAGCCAGATTTCCTAATTTCATTGACTGCTCTCTCTGCTTGATCTCTTTGATTAAAAACACCTATTACAGATGCCATAAAATATTTAACCTCCTTTGATATCTTTAAAATTAACATATCCAAAAGCTAAGGAGGATATTCTAAAACCACATTTACATAGAAGCACGCTGTGGTTGTAAATCATTCTCTAAATCTACAATAATTACTTCTGTTCCAACCTTTTTCACTGCTTGCCAAGGAATTATCAAGTACTTTTCTTCACTGAAGACACTTAATAAACCACCTTGATTTGGAATAATAATTGATTCGACATCTCCACTATTAGAATCCAAAATCAATTCACTTTCACCTATTATCCCTAATCTACATCCATCATACATATTTATAATCTCTTTTCCTTGTAATTCACTTAATTTCATTTTAATACCTCCTGATAACCTATTCTTATAATATTCTATGCAAAGATTTCAGAAGGTATTAAAAGATCCAAGGTTAATCTAAAATTCCTGTATGCCCAAAGCCGCCTTCACCTCTAACTGTATTAGATAATTCATCTACTTCTTCCCATCTAACTTCTTCATATTTTTGAATAATTAATTGAGCAATTCTTGCTCCTTTATTGACTCTAAAAGACTCTTTACCATGATTAATTAAAGGAACTCCAATTTCACCACGATAACCAGGATCAATTACACCATCAGCATTTAAAACTGTAACCCCATAATTAACAGCTAAACCACTTCTAGGATTAACAAATCCCGCATAACCACGTGGTAATTCAATCGCTATTCCTGTCTTAAACATTCTATATTCACCAGGTTCTAAAACTCCTTCTTCTCTAGAACAAAGATCTAAACCAACATCTTCTCCTGGATGCTTATATTCTGGTAGAGATATTGAATCATCTAGGCGTTTAATTTTAATTTTCATATTTAGTTTCCTCCATTATCTAGTTTAGTATGAAATTAACCTTAAAATAAAAATCATCAAAATATTATATGATAATAAAACAAAAAGGTTATATTGAAAAAATTATTTTATAGAGAAATATAACCTTTTTGTAACCAATTCCTTATATGCTTTTAATTTAATTCATTAAAAAAAAATTTATTCCTGCCTTTTGCCTAATATTTTAATTACTACTTGTCGTCCATAAACACTACCCTTAATTATTATTGGAAAAGAATATTGATTATAAAATTTAAAATCTAATATTTCCCACACAACTGCTGCATCTTGACCTTTAGGTACATATCTAACCGGTTTAGAATGAGGGGATCGTTCGACCACTTTCAAATCGGCTTCTTGCACAGCATTATACAAAGTACTAGAAGTTTGACAAATGCCTCCACCTACTCCTGGCATAACAACTCCATTAAAGAATACTGGTGCTTCTTGATAACCTCGTTTTTTAGTTCGAGGACCTACTACTTCATTAAACGAAAAAATTTCTTCAGATAAAACTAAGGTATTATTAATGCTTTTAGTAGCTAACCTAATATTCTTAACTCTACTTGAACTCCCACCTATAGAAGTACGATAAATACCTATTACTTCTGTAACTTCTTTCAAGACTTCTTTAGTCATATAAGGTCTAACTTTATAAATATTTGGACTTACTTCAGTATTTGCTTCAGCAGCCATAATTTCATTTGCAGTACTTTCTACATCTAAAATTATTCCTAGCCGTTCAGCATTTATCTTGCCGGTTTTAGAATCTATTGTCGCTTCTTTACTCCAGATTCGCTTTTCAATGGCGTCTTCTGTTATCCGTTGATAAACTTCTTTTCGAAAAAAATATTCCATCTTTTCTCCTTGATAAGTAACTCCTGGTTTTACTCCATATAATTTCCTAGTTATCTTTTCTAACATTAAATTAGTAATCAAAAAAAATAATATTATTATTAAAATGACTGCTATAATCAAATTGCAATTAATAATCTGAACTCGAAATTTCTTTAACATTTAATCACCCTGTCCCATTAACAACTGAGTTACCGTTACTAATTCATATCCTTCCTTTCTTAATTTGTCTATCATGGTTGGTAAAGACTTAGCAGTTGGTGCAGTAGGATGCATTAAGACAATTCCTCCATTACTAGCTTTTTTAGTTATTCTACTTATTATTACCTCTGGGGCAGGACGTTGCCAATCAATAGTATCAGCTGTCCAAAGGATCGTTCTATATCCTAAGTCATCAGCTATCTTTACTACTCTATCATTATATTCTCCATAAGGAGGAGCAAATAATTTAGTTTGATGACCAGTTACTTCAATCAATAACTCTTCATTCTTTTTAATTAAATTTGTCAAAGCCTGTTTGGATAACTGATTAGGATGCGAGTGACGATAACCATGATTTCCTATCTCATGCCCGCCTTCAGCTATTTGTTTAGTTAATTCTGGAAACTTTTCTACCCATCTTCCTATAAAGAAGAAAGTAGCTTTAACCTCTTTTTCTTTTAATACTTTTAACATTTGTGGTATATGTTCCTGTCCCCAAGCTACATTAATAGTCAAAGCCATCTCTGCTTTATCTTCTGACCCATGATAATATGGTTTTACTTCATTAAATACCGGCTCTACTTCATTCATAAAACTATTAGCTAAAAAGCTAATAGCTATCAATAAAAATAATATCCCTAATAAAACTCCACGATGCAAAGGTATAAAATAAAACTTAATCTTTTTATTAAACACTTAGTCCACCCTCCCTGGATTGATTCTACGTTTTTGAACTCCAGAATGGCTCTCAATATAATAATTATCTTTATATACTAATTCCGAAAGCTTAACTACTTCATATCCTTTTGCCTTTAATTTTGGTAATAATACTTCTAATGCATCAGCTGTATGCAAACCATTATTATGCATTAAAATGATATCACCTGGCCCTATTTTCTTTGAAATACGATCTGTAATTACATCAGCTCCTGGTTCTTTCCAGTCCAAGGAATCTATACTCCATTGGATTGTTTGAAAGTTTAAATCTTTTGCTACATTAATTACTTTATTACTATATTCACCAAACGGTGGTCTAAATAATTTTGGCTGTTCACCTACTAGATTTTTTATTAATTGCTGATTTCTAACTAATTCTTCTTCTATTTCTTCTTTGGTTAAAGAATTTAAATGAGGGTGACTATAGGTATGATTTCCAATTTCATGTCCATTATCAACTATCTTTTTAGCCATATCTGGATAATCCTCTAACCAATTACCGCCAAAAAAGAAAGTAATTTGTATATCGTTTTCTTTGAAAATCTCTAATAATCGTGGAGTATATTTCGCTCCCCACATACCATCTAAAGTAATAGCTACTTTTTTCTTTCGCGTGTCAACCTTATAAACAGGAACTAATCTGTCTGAGGTCAGCATCATCACCTGCTTACTCAAATTCGGGCTTAAATTTCCTAAAAGAAAGATTCCTATTCCAATAATTAAAGTTAACATAAACGCAATTCTTTTTGAAAGATATAAACTCATCATTAATTCCTCCTTATAATGACCATCCCTGCTAACTACTTATTCATAACAGAGTTTAAATATACCTAGAATATATACTGGTAAATTTTACTGAACATATTTTCTTTAGAATTTAATATAATTTTATAGATAGACACACAAGGAGCTTAAAAGATGAAAAGAACTAGTTTTTTAATTATTACTAAACAAAAGTTAATTATTGGAATTGCTATCCTCTTCTTTATTTGTAGTATATTTGCCAGCGGTATCACTCAAAATAATAATTATTCAACGTTAGAAAAGAGAATCATAATAGATGCTGGTCATGGTGGGATAGACACAGGCACTCGTAATAACGGTACTCATGAAAAGGATATTAATTTATCAATAGCTAAACATTTAGCTAATTACCTAAATAAAGGTAACATGAAAATAATAATGTCTCGTGCAAGTGACTCTTTATACCAGAATAATCGGAATAAAGATATTATATATAGAGCTAAATTAGCTAATCAAGAAAATACTGACTTATTTATTAGCATACACGTTAATAGTTTTCCAAGTACTAAATCCTTCGGTGGTCAAACTTTCTATACCCCAAACTCAGCAAAAAGCAAAAAGCTTGCTAAATTTATCCAAAAAGAATTGATTGCTATTCAACCCAAAAATTATCGTCAAGTGAAACCTGGAGCATTTTATGTGTTAGAAAGGACTAAAATGCCAGCAGTTTTAGTAGAAGTAGGCTTTTTAAGTAATCCTGAAGACTATCAGCGCTTAACTAATAACAAAACTAGAAAAAAGATTGCTAAAGCTATTGAACAAGGTATTATTAATTATCTAAATAGCAATTTACATTTACCTCCATCTAACAAGGAGAAACCAGCCTCTTTAACTAATAATTATCCAAAAGAAAAAATTACAATTGATAATAATTTTAAACTTTATTTTGCTGAAGCTAATAATAATCAAGAAAGCTTAACTCCTGTTGCAAAAGAGATCCCTGTTACTAAAATATTTACTAATAATCAATCTTTAATAGAAAACATTGCTTATAGATCTTTACTGGATTTAATCTCTGGACCTAAACCTAATTCAAATCTCTATCCAGTAATACCACCAGAAACTAAATTATTAGGGATTGAAGTGAAGAATGACATAGCTTATGTTAATTTTAGTGAAGAATTGACAACTAATCATTGGGGAGGAAGTACCAGTGAAATCTTAACTGTCTCTTCTATCGTAAAAACCTTAACTCAATTTTCTGAGATTGAAAAGGTTCAAATTCTGATTTCTGGTAAGAAAATAAAATCGATCAATGGGCATCTCC containing:
- a CDS encoding N-acetylmuramoyl-L-alanine amidase, with the protein product MKRTSFLIITKQKLIIGIAILFFICSIFASGITQNNNYSTLEKRIIIDAGHGGIDTGTRNNGTHEKDINLSIAKHLANYLNKGNMKIIMSRASDSLYQNNRNKDIIYRAKLANQENTDLFISIHVNSFPSTKSFGGQTFYTPNSAKSKKLAKFIQKELIAIQPKNYRQVKPGAFYVLERTKMPAVLVEVGFLSNPEDYQRLTNNKTRKKIAKAIEQGIINYLNSNLHLPPSNKEKPASLTNNYPKEKITIDNNFKLYFAEANNNQESLTPVAKEIPVTKIFTNNQSLIENIAYRSLLDLISGPKPNSNLYPVIPPETKLLGIEVKNDIAYVNFSEELTTNHWGGSTSEILTVSSIVKTLTQFSEIEKVQILISGKKIKSINGHLLLNNAITKKDLPL
- a CDS encoding VanW family protein; the encoded protein is MLKKFRVQIINCNLIIAVILIIILFFLITNLMLEKITRKLYGVKPGVTYQGEKMEYFFRKEVYQRITEDAIEKRIWSKEATIDSKTGKINAERLGIILDVESTANEIMAAEANTEVSPNIYKVRPYMTKEVLKEVTEVIGIYRTSIGGSSSRVKNIRLATKSINNTLVLSEEIFSFNEVVGPRTKKRGYQEAPVFFNGVVMPGVGGGICQTSSTLYNAVQEADLKVVERSPHSKPVRYVPKGQDAAVVWEILDFKFYNQYSFPIIIKGSVYGRQVVIKILGKRQE
- a CDS encoding polysaccharide deacetylase family protein, with amino-acid sequence MSLYLSKRIAFMLTLIIGIGIFLLGNLSPNLSKQVMMLTSDRLVPVYKVDTRKKKVAITLDGMWGAKYTPRLLEIFKENDIQITFFFGGNWLEDYPDMAKKIVDNGHEIGNHTYSHPHLNSLTKEEIEEELVRNQQLIKNLVGEQPKLFRPPFGEYSNKVINVAKDLNFQTIQWSIDSLDWKEPGADVITDRISKKIGPGDIILMHNNGLHTADALEVLLPKLKAKGYEVVKLSELVYKDNYYIESHSGVQKRRINPGRVD
- the dut gene encoding dUTP diphosphatase, coding for MKIKIKRLDDSISLPEYKHPGEDVGLDLCSREEGVLEPGEYRMFKTGIAIELPRGYAGFVNPRSGLAVNYGVTVLNADGVIDPGYRGEIGVPLINHGKESFRVNKGARIAQLIIQKYEEVRWEEVDELSNTVRGEGGFGHTGILD
- a CDS encoding polysaccharide deacetylase family protein is translated as MFNKKIKFYFIPLHRGVLLGILFLLIAISFLANSFMNEVEPVFNEVKPYYHGSEDKAEMALTINVAWGQEHIPQMLKVLKEKEVKATFFFIGRWVEKFPELTKQIAEGGHEIGNHGYRHSHPNQLSKQALTNLIKKNEELLIEVTGHQTKLFAPPYGEYNDRVVKIADDLGYRTILWTADTIDWQRPAPEVIISRITKKASNGGIVLMHPTAPTAKSLPTMIDKLRKEGYELVTVTQLLMGQGD
- a CDS encoding YlmC/YmxH family sporulation protein, with the protein product MKLSELQGKEIINMYDGCRLGIIGESELILDSNSGDVESIIIPNQGGLLSVFSEEKYLIIPWQAVKKVGTEVIIVDLENDLQPQRASM
- the dapB gene encoding 4-hydroxy-tetrahydrodipicolinate reductase — its product is MKRVLVNGARGKMGEEVVKLIDRKEDLELAGAVDLVDVDEDIGELLSLSGEVEIETDLKLAIADKSPDVIVDFTTPQVVMENIKTGLEAGVDMVVGTTGITEVDIENLEVLAMETETNIIIAPNFAIGAILMMEFSKMAAKYLDQAEIIELHHDQKLDAPSGTAIKTAELINQVRKNKKVEKDVIEKIPGARGGEQEGLNIHSVRLPGLVAHQEVIFGGVGQTLKIRHDSIDRRSFMPGVKLAIDKLKNIDGVVYGLDNLMKF